A genomic window from Lineus longissimus chromosome 17, tnLinLong1.2, whole genome shotgun sequence includes:
- the LOC135501220 gene encoding potassium channel subfamily T member 2-like isoform X18 — protein MYVWQRGRKQRARMSQKGQNSTGIDSKAPLLRLESEYIFEKDRARASNSKQKDESCRDRNAKEKIRARQRGPNGKAPLLRLESEYMYEKERVRVEFFTNERSFKERLQLYFIKNQRSSLRIRIFNLVIKLLTCILYVVRVCLDNPSEKPPCTSSCGPCLNVTAEERFQSVEDFRKNPVIEWVAIGYVNRSYWLWVTQVTVAVISLTETMLVTYLGYKGNILQLILAPSFILELINTVPFISTIFWARLRCLFIPVFLNCWLAKSALENMLNDLHRAMQKSQSALSQQILILMATLTCIIFTSVCGVQQLQRGGYQHMDFFGALWFVIVTFSTVGYGDYTPDIWPSQLFMMIMIAAALVVVPTQLEQLAFTWMERQKQGGTYSSHRAQTEKHVVVCATALHADTIMDFLNEFYAHPKLQDYFVVLLSPCELDPTMRMILQVPIWAQRVIYIQGSALKDADLTRCRMQEAEACFILTARNYADKNAVDQHTILRSWAVKDFAPTCPQYVQIFRPENKFHVKFAEHVVCEDEFKYALLANNCLSPATSTLVTLLLHTSRGQEGQTSSEEWQRVYGRCSGNEIYHIKLGDSQFFGEYEGKSFTYASFHAHRKYGVSLVGVLQSLPGSTIQLNPGPRHIMKGADICFYMNITKEENSAFILAHPNNDKDTRMDKMKPPAGGNYSKVASMIASVEELPRKLSFRKKNQTYHPPRPRLNQTSKQGTVAMVVKAGDGGPYATYTKNSITPPNSNQGTVALELQHTRDKSNSQVLDQNGQKTDSMANKLELPKGLSIQSLNKRPSIAPVPAVLDAAGIEITVESEDSDQDSSITEEEPPWVTPNSDTVKGFPPLTPYIGTTPTLTHIMREKRHICCLQLAQTCDHCSFKHAKEYHWSNRTIIVAADYASNGLYNFIVPLRSHARPKNTMNPIVLLLERRPDQSFLETICYFPLVYWMIGSIECLDDLLRAGITLADNVVIVNKESSNSQEEDYLADCNTIVAVQTIFRLFPSANIITELSQSSNMRFMQFRAKDHYALNLSKVEKVSPHKEKERGSHISYMFRLPFAAGNVFSASMLDTLLYQAFVKDYLITFVRLLLGIDQAVGSGHLSCMKISKDDLWIRTYGRLYQKLCSTTCEIPIGIYRTMIQHTENTSARNRNNLGAKNKTAEPKEKEVSLNVMHTDDEGGSDSLGSERQEICQLVKSRMQSLGLPTDDYDDVSDKRNTLSYVIINPSYDLKLEVDDVVYLIRPSSLSAQASPLIDERKLLARKRFLPHKREEPTGADEEPISRSSTPDCDHDAKNEPATLEINNCTSVVRIEFRPRKPPFIADSTRFQLDATTVTMHE, from the exons aGTACGAGTTGAGTTCTTTACGAATGAGCGGTCGTTCAAAGAGAGATTGCAGTTGTATTTCATAAAGAATCAGAGATCAA GTCTTCGCATCCGTATCTTTAACCTAGTGATCAAATTATTAACATGCATTCTGTACGTGGTGCGTGTGTGCCTCGACAACCCAAGCGAAAAACCACCATG CACGTCAAGTTGTGGACCATGCCTCAACGTTACGGCGGAGGAGAGATTTCAATCCGTGGAAGATTTCAGGAAAAATCCGGTGATAGAATG GGTGGCGATAGGTTATGTAAATCGAAGCTACTGGCTTTGGGTGACACAAGTGACAGTAGCTGTGATCAGTTTAACAGAAACAATGCTCGTCACATACCTTGGCTACAAA GGCAACATCCTCCAGCTAATCCTTGCCCCATCATTCATCCTGGAATTAATAAACACAGTACCTTTTATATCAACT ATTTTCTGGGCGAGATTACGGTGCCTTTTTATTCCTGTATTCCTAAACTGCTGGCTTGCCAAAAGTGCATTGGAAAATATGCTG aaTGACCTCCACCGTGCCATGCAGAAGTCACAATCTGCACTATCACAACAGATACTCATTCTGATGGCTACTTTAACTTGTATTATTTTTACCAG CGTGTGCGGTGTACAGCAGCTACAGCGTGGTGGCTATCAGCATATGGATTTCTTTGGTGCATTATGGTTTGTGATAGTTACATTCTCGACAGTCGGCTACGGTGATTATACGCCGGATATATGGCCTAGTCAACtcttcatgatgatcatgatagcAGCAGCATTAGTGGTCGTTCCAACGCAG TTGGAGCAGCTTGCCTTCACATGGATGGAGCGACAAAAACAGGGTGGCACTTATAGTAGTCATCGAGCACAAACAGAAAAACATGTTGTTGTATGTGCTACAGCGTTACATGCAGATACTATCATGGATTTTCTAAATGAATTCTACGCCCATCCAAAATTGCAG GACTATTTTGTGGTGTTATTGTCCCCTTGTGAGCTGGACCCCACAATGAGGATGATATTACAAGTACCCATCTGGGCGCAGCGGGTGATTTATATCCAAGGGTCGGCATTGAAAGATGCTGACCTGACGAGGTGCAG AATGCAGGAAGCAGAGGCTTGTTTTATCCTAACAGCCAGGAATTATGCAGATAAAAATGCTGTT GATCAGCATACCATATTGAGATCATGGGCTGTGAAAGATTTTGCACCTACATGCCCACAGTATGTCCAAATTTTTCGGCCGGAAAATAAATTCCATGTGAAGTTTGCTG aACATGTTGTCTGTGAAGATGAATTCAAATATGCCTTATTAGCCAATAACTGTCTTTCACCGGCTACCTCCACACTAGTGACTCTTCTTCTTCACACATCAAGGGGACA AGAGGGCCAGACCTCATCTGAAGAATGGCAGCGTGTGTATGGCCGATGCTCAGGGAATGAAATTTACCATATTAAACTTGGTGATAGTCAATTTTTCGGAGAGTACGAGGGAAAGAGTTTTACATATGCTAGTTTTCATGCACACAGAAA GTATGGCGTTAGTCTTGTTGGTGTCTTGCAGAGTCTTCCAGGATCCACAATCCAGTTGAATCCTGGTCCAAGGCACATTATGAAAG GTGCTGATATATGCTTCTACATGAACATAACCAAAGAGGAAAATTCGGCTTTCATCCTCGCGCATCCAAACAATGATAAAGATACGCGAATGGATAAAATGAAGCCACCTGCTGGTGGAAATTACTCCAAAGTCGCTAGCATGATTGCAAGCGTTG AAGAATTGCCGAGAAAACTATCTTTTCGGAAAAAAAATCAGACGTACCATCCACCACGACCTCGGCTAAACCAAACGA GCAAGCAGGGTACCGTGGCCATGGTAGTCAAGGCTGGCGACGGTGGGCCATATGCAACCTATACTAAGAACAGTATTACCCCGCCAAATTCGAACCAAG gtactgtGGCCTTGGAGCTCCAACACACAAGGGATAAGTCTAACAGTCAGGTGCTAGATCAGAATGGACAAAAGACAGATTCAATGGCCAACAAACTAGAACTTCCAAAAGGCCTAAGTATACAGAGTCTAAATAAGCGGCCTAGTATTGCTCCAGTGCCGGCCGTTCTTGATGCAGCAGGTATTGAGATTACGGTAGAGTCAGAGGACTCTGATCAAGATAGCAGTATAACTGAAGAAGAGCCACCTTGGGTTACACCCAACTCGGA TACCGTAAAAGGGTTCCCGCCACTTACACCCTACATTGGTACCACGCCCACGCTGACCCATATTATGCGGGAGAAGCGGCATATATGTTGTCTCCAGTTGGCACAG ACATGTGACCATTGCTCATTCAAACATGCAAAGGAATACCATTGGTCGAACCGAACGATCATCGTAGCTGCTGATTATGCAAGCAACGGCTTGTATAACTTTATTGTGCCATTGAGATCTCATGCTCGACCAAAAAATACTATGAATCCGATTGTGCTACTCTTAGAAAGAAG ACCAGACCAGAGCTTCTTAGAGACAATTTGTTACTTTCCTCTTGTCTACTGGATGATAGGATCTATAGAATG CCTTGATGACCTGTTACGGGCTGGTATCACTCTGGCAGACAATGTGGTTATTGTCAACAAGGAGAGCTCAAACTCTCAAGAGGAAGACTACTTAGCTGACTGCAACACCATTGTGGCAGTACAGACGATATTCCG ACTATTTCCAAGTGCTAACATCATAACGGAGTTGTCCCAGTCCTCCAATATGAGGTTCATGCAGTTCAGAGCCAAAGATCACTATGCTTTAAACCTCTCCAAGGTGGAAAAGGTAAGTCCCCAT aaagaaaaagaaagaggaAGCCACATCTCTTACATGTTCAGGTTACCATTCGCAGCAGGAAATGTATTCAGTGCTAGTATGTTGGACACGCTTCTATATCAAGCATTTGTCAAGGACTATCTCATCACATTCGTTCGACTGTTATTAGGCATTGACCAGGCTGTGGGGTCTGGACATTTGTCTTGT ATGAAAATTTCCAAAGATGACCTGTGGATACGGACCTACGGCCGACTCTATCAAAAACTCTGCTCAACCACCTGTGAGATTCCTATTGGTATTTACCGGACAATGATCCAACACACAGAAAACACATCTGCT AGAAATCGAAATAACCTGGGCGCAAAAAATAAAACTGCTGAACCTAAAGAAAAGGAG gTTTCTCTGAATGTGATGCACACCGACGATGAAGGAGGAAGTGACAGCCTGGGATCGGAACGGCAAGAGATCTGCCAACTAGTCAAGTCGAGGATGCAGAGCCTTGGACTGCCAACAGATGATTACG ATGATGTTAGTGATAAGAGAAATACGTTATCATATGTGATCATCAACCCAAGCTATGACTTAAAGCTTGAAGTGGACGATGTTGT ATACTTAATTCGACCAAGTTCACTGTCAGCCCAGGCATCACCGTTGATTGATGAACGGAAACTGTTGGCCCGGAAACGATTTTTACCACATAAGAGAGAAGAGCCGACTGGTGCTGATGAGGAACCAATCAGTAGAAGTTCTACTCCTGACTGTGATCATGATGCTAAG AATGAGCCTGCTACATTAGAAATAA ATAATTGTACATCTGTTGTCAGAATAG AGTTTAGACCTAGAAAACCACCATTTATTGCTGATTCCACCAGATTTCAATTAGACGCAACCACGGTTACCATGCATGAGTGA
- the LOC135501220 gene encoding potassium channel subfamily T member 2-like isoform X7, producing the protein MYVWQRGRKQRARMSQKGQNSTGIDSKAPLLRLESEYIFEKDRARASNSKQKDESCRDRNAKEKIRARQRGPNGKAPLLRLESEYMYEKERVRVEFFTNERSFKERLQLYFIKNQRSSLRIRIFNLVIKLLTCILYVVRVCLDNPSEKPPCTSSCGPCLNVTAEERFQSVEDFRKNPVIEWVAIGYVNRSYWLWVTQVTVAVISLTETMLVTYLGYKGNILQLILAPSFILELINTVPFISTIFWARLRCLFIPVFLNCWLAKSALENMLNDLHRAMQKSQSALSQQILILMATLTCIIFTSVCGVQQLQRGGYQHMDFFGALWFVIVTFSTVGYGDYTPDIWPSQLFMMIMIAAALVVVPTQLEQLAFTWMERQKQGGTYSSHRAQTEKHVVVCATALHADTIMDFLNEFYAHPKLQDYFVVLLSPCELDPTMRMILQVPIWAQRVIYIQGSALKDADLTRCRMQEAEACFILTARNYADKNAVDQHTILRSWAVKDFAPTCPQYVQIFRPENKFHVKFAEHVVCEDEFKYALLANNCLSPATSTLVTLLLHTSRGQEGQTSSEEWQRVYGRCSGNEIYHIKLGDSQFFGEYEGKSFTYASFHAHRKYGVSLVGVLQSLPGSTIQLNPGPRHIMKGADICFYMNITKEENSAFILAHPNNDKDTRMDKMKPPAGGNYSKVASMIASVEELPRKLSFRKKNQTYHPPRPRLNQTSKQGTVAMVVKAGDGGPYATYTKNSITPPNSNQGTVALELQHTRDKSNSQVLDQNGQKTDSMANKLELPKGLSIQSLNKRPSIAPVPAVLDAAGIEITVESEDSDQDSSITEEEPPWVTPNSDTVKGFPPLTPYIGTTPTLTHIMREKRHICCLQLAQTCDHCSFKHAKEYHWSNRTIIVAADYASNGLYNFIVPLRSHARPKNTMNPIVLLLERRPDQSFLETICYFPLVYWMIGSIECLDDLLRAGITLADNVVIVNKESSNSQEEDYLADCNTIVAVQTIFRLFPSANIITELSQSSNMRFMQFRAKDHYALNLSKVEKVSPHKEKERGSHISYMFRLPFAAGNVFSASMLDTLLYQAFVKDYLITFVRLLLGIDQAVGSGHLSCMKISKDDLWIRTYGRLYQKLCSTTCEIPIGIYRTMIQHTENTSADGVPGSGHSSQQTPHFDFKRRLSTRIHQKLAQRCSGRNRNNLGAKNKTAEPKEKEVSLNVMHTDDEGGSDSLGSERQEICQLVKSRMQSLGLPTDDYDDVSDKRNTLSYVIINPSYDLKLEVDDVVYLIRPSSLSAQASPLIDERKLLARKRFLPHKREEPTGADEEPISRSSTPDCDHDAKVSPLSATSMAPGMADGIAGTFV; encoded by the exons aGTACGAGTTGAGTTCTTTACGAATGAGCGGTCGTTCAAAGAGAGATTGCAGTTGTATTTCATAAAGAATCAGAGATCAA GTCTTCGCATCCGTATCTTTAACCTAGTGATCAAATTATTAACATGCATTCTGTACGTGGTGCGTGTGTGCCTCGACAACCCAAGCGAAAAACCACCATG CACGTCAAGTTGTGGACCATGCCTCAACGTTACGGCGGAGGAGAGATTTCAATCCGTGGAAGATTTCAGGAAAAATCCGGTGATAGAATG GGTGGCGATAGGTTATGTAAATCGAAGCTACTGGCTTTGGGTGACACAAGTGACAGTAGCTGTGATCAGTTTAACAGAAACAATGCTCGTCACATACCTTGGCTACAAA GGCAACATCCTCCAGCTAATCCTTGCCCCATCATTCATCCTGGAATTAATAAACACAGTACCTTTTATATCAACT ATTTTCTGGGCGAGATTACGGTGCCTTTTTATTCCTGTATTCCTAAACTGCTGGCTTGCCAAAAGTGCATTGGAAAATATGCTG aaTGACCTCCACCGTGCCATGCAGAAGTCACAATCTGCACTATCACAACAGATACTCATTCTGATGGCTACTTTAACTTGTATTATTTTTACCAG CGTGTGCGGTGTACAGCAGCTACAGCGTGGTGGCTATCAGCATATGGATTTCTTTGGTGCATTATGGTTTGTGATAGTTACATTCTCGACAGTCGGCTACGGTGATTATACGCCGGATATATGGCCTAGTCAACtcttcatgatgatcatgatagcAGCAGCATTAGTGGTCGTTCCAACGCAG TTGGAGCAGCTTGCCTTCACATGGATGGAGCGACAAAAACAGGGTGGCACTTATAGTAGTCATCGAGCACAAACAGAAAAACATGTTGTTGTATGTGCTACAGCGTTACATGCAGATACTATCATGGATTTTCTAAATGAATTCTACGCCCATCCAAAATTGCAG GACTATTTTGTGGTGTTATTGTCCCCTTGTGAGCTGGACCCCACAATGAGGATGATATTACAAGTACCCATCTGGGCGCAGCGGGTGATTTATATCCAAGGGTCGGCATTGAAAGATGCTGACCTGACGAGGTGCAG AATGCAGGAAGCAGAGGCTTGTTTTATCCTAACAGCCAGGAATTATGCAGATAAAAATGCTGTT GATCAGCATACCATATTGAGATCATGGGCTGTGAAAGATTTTGCACCTACATGCCCACAGTATGTCCAAATTTTTCGGCCGGAAAATAAATTCCATGTGAAGTTTGCTG aACATGTTGTCTGTGAAGATGAATTCAAATATGCCTTATTAGCCAATAACTGTCTTTCACCGGCTACCTCCACACTAGTGACTCTTCTTCTTCACACATCAAGGGGACA AGAGGGCCAGACCTCATCTGAAGAATGGCAGCGTGTGTATGGCCGATGCTCAGGGAATGAAATTTACCATATTAAACTTGGTGATAGTCAATTTTTCGGAGAGTACGAGGGAAAGAGTTTTACATATGCTAGTTTTCATGCACACAGAAA GTATGGCGTTAGTCTTGTTGGTGTCTTGCAGAGTCTTCCAGGATCCACAATCCAGTTGAATCCTGGTCCAAGGCACATTATGAAAG GTGCTGATATATGCTTCTACATGAACATAACCAAAGAGGAAAATTCGGCTTTCATCCTCGCGCATCCAAACAATGATAAAGATACGCGAATGGATAAAATGAAGCCACCTGCTGGTGGAAATTACTCCAAAGTCGCTAGCATGATTGCAAGCGTTG AAGAATTGCCGAGAAAACTATCTTTTCGGAAAAAAAATCAGACGTACCATCCACCACGACCTCGGCTAAACCAAACGA GCAAGCAGGGTACCGTGGCCATGGTAGTCAAGGCTGGCGACGGTGGGCCATATGCAACCTATACTAAGAACAGTATTACCCCGCCAAATTCGAACCAAG gtactgtGGCCTTGGAGCTCCAACACACAAGGGATAAGTCTAACAGTCAGGTGCTAGATCAGAATGGACAAAAGACAGATTCAATGGCCAACAAACTAGAACTTCCAAAAGGCCTAAGTATACAGAGTCTAAATAAGCGGCCTAGTATTGCTCCAGTGCCGGCCGTTCTTGATGCAGCAGGTATTGAGATTACGGTAGAGTCAGAGGACTCTGATCAAGATAGCAGTATAACTGAAGAAGAGCCACCTTGGGTTACACCCAACTCGGA TACCGTAAAAGGGTTCCCGCCACTTACACCCTACATTGGTACCACGCCCACGCTGACCCATATTATGCGGGAGAAGCGGCATATATGTTGTCTCCAGTTGGCACAG ACATGTGACCATTGCTCATTCAAACATGCAAAGGAATACCATTGGTCGAACCGAACGATCATCGTAGCTGCTGATTATGCAAGCAACGGCTTGTATAACTTTATTGTGCCATTGAGATCTCATGCTCGACCAAAAAATACTATGAATCCGATTGTGCTACTCTTAGAAAGAAG ACCAGACCAGAGCTTCTTAGAGACAATTTGTTACTTTCCTCTTGTCTACTGGATGATAGGATCTATAGAATG CCTTGATGACCTGTTACGGGCTGGTATCACTCTGGCAGACAATGTGGTTATTGTCAACAAGGAGAGCTCAAACTCTCAAGAGGAAGACTACTTAGCTGACTGCAACACCATTGTGGCAGTACAGACGATATTCCG ACTATTTCCAAGTGCTAACATCATAACGGAGTTGTCCCAGTCCTCCAATATGAGGTTCATGCAGTTCAGAGCCAAAGATCACTATGCTTTAAACCTCTCCAAGGTGGAAAAGGTAAGTCCCCAT aaagaaaaagaaagaggaAGCCACATCTCTTACATGTTCAGGTTACCATTCGCAGCAGGAAATGTATTCAGTGCTAGTATGTTGGACACGCTTCTATATCAAGCATTTGTCAAGGACTATCTCATCACATTCGTTCGACTGTTATTAGGCATTGACCAGGCTGTGGGGTCTGGACATTTGTCTTGT ATGAAAATTTCCAAAGATGACCTGTGGATACGGACCTACGGCCGACTCTATCAAAAACTCTGCTCAACCACCTGTGAGATTCCTATTGGTATTTACCGGACAATGATCCAACACACAGAAAACACATCTGCT GATGGTGTCCCTGGGTCAGGTCATTCATCACAG CAAACACCTCACTTTGATTTCAAACGGCGCCTTTCGACTCGTATCCATCAAAAACTTGCTCAACGATGTTCAGGT AGAAATCGAAATAACCTGGGCGCAAAAAATAAAACTGCTGAACCTAAAGAAAAGGAG gTTTCTCTGAATGTGATGCACACCGACGATGAAGGAGGAAGTGACAGCCTGGGATCGGAACGGCAAGAGATCTGCCAACTAGTCAAGTCGAGGATGCAGAGCCTTGGACTGCCAACAGATGATTACG ATGATGTTAGTGATAAGAGAAATACGTTATCATATGTGATCATCAACCCAAGCTATGACTTAAAGCTTGAAGTGGACGATGTTGT ATACTTAATTCGACCAAGTTCACTGTCAGCCCAGGCATCACCGTTGATTGATGAACGGAAACTGTTGGCCCGGAAACGATTTTTACCACATAAGAGAGAAGAGCCGACTGGTGCTGATGAGGAACCAATCAGTAGAAGTTCTACTCCTGACTGTGATCATGATGCTAAG GTTAGTCCCCTCTCGGCAACGAGTATGGCCCCAGGCATGGCCGATGGCATCGCGGGGACATTTGTGTGA